In Primulina eburnea isolate SZY01 chromosome 3, ASM2296580v1, whole genome shotgun sequence, one DNA window encodes the following:
- the LOC140828210 gene encoding trihelix transcription factor GT-3b-like → MDHSQLHNPYSAALNIDTASGDRFPQWSIQETRDLLIIRADLDPNFMETKRNKVLWEVISTRMKEKGYGRSADQCKCKWKNLVTRYKGCEAMEAEGMRQQFPFFNDLQTIFTARMQRMLWLEAEGGGATASTSKKRKKTAASQYSSSDEEDENEESEGEKAVGTRRKKIIKGKETGNPAAGTSSSNVSSIINGVKGIMEGYMKQQMEMEMQWIKAYEAREEERRVKEIEWRQKMEALENERIMMERRWREREEQRRIIEEARAERRDALITTLLHKLRREDM, encoded by the exons ATGGATCATTCGCAGCTGCATAATCCTTATTCTGCAGCTCTGAATATCGATACGGCGAGTGGAGACAGGTTTCCTCAATGGAGTATTCAAGAAACGAGGGATTTGCTGATTATTCGGGCAGATCTCGACCCCAATTTCATGGAGACCAAGCGTAATAAGGTTCTGTGGGAAGTCATCTCGACCCGGATGAAAGAAAAGGGTTACGGCAGAAGCGCTGATCAGTGTAAATGCAAGTGGAAAAACCTTGTCACACGCTATAAg GGATGCGAAGCAATGGAAGCAGAAGGGATGAGGCAACAGTTTCCATTTTTCAATGATCTGCAAACCATATTCACCGCAAGAATGCAAAGAATGCTTTGGCTGGAGGCTGAGGGTGGCGGAGCCACCGCCAGCACTTCGAAGAAGAGAAAAAAGACGGCGGCATCCCAATATTCTTCGTCCGACGAGGAAGACGAAAACGAGGAAAGCGAAGGAGAGAAGGCCGTGGGAACAAGAAGGAAGAAGATCATTAAAGGTAAAGAAACAGGAAACCCTGCAGCTGGAACGAGTTCTAGCAATGTGAGTTCAATAATAAACGGGGTAAAGGGTATAATGGAGGGCTACATGAAGCAGCAAATGGAAATGGAGATGCAGTGGATCAAAGCTTATGAAGCAAGAGAGGAGGAGAGGAGGGTGAAAGAGATCGAATGGAGGCAAAAAATGGAGGCTTTGGAGAATGAGAGGATAATGATGGAGAGAAGATGGAGGGAAAGGGAGGAACAAAGGAGGATTATAGAAGAAGCTAGAGCTGAGA
- the LOC140828208 gene encoding rhodanese-like domain-containing protein 10, producing MEIQLRHRHPPPNHLRRPLSAAVAPRSASLTVNSVLGGRAQELIQSGAVSPIAPKDASSAIESHGYALLDVRPQWEWERARVSGSLHVPLFVEDKDNSPLTLLKKWVHFGYIGLWTGQYFTMMNPEFVEQVEEIVPDKDGKILVACGEGLRSALAASKLHEKGYKNLGWLSGGFNRATDIDFRKVEGTEKLQYATIGGASYIFLKLLTALQSVGNVENK from the exons ATGGAAATCCAATTGAGACACCGCCACCCACCACCCAACCACCTCCGCCGTCCGTTATCCGCCGCCGTCGCACCGCGCTCAGCTTCTCTAACAGTCAATTCCGTCTTAGGCGGGAGAGCCCAGGAGCTCATCCAATCAGGCGCTGTCAGCCCCATAGCGCCAAAGGACGCATCCTCGGCCATTGAATCTCACGGCTACGCACTGCTCGACGTAAGGCCGCAGTGGGAGTGGGAGAGGGCCCGTGTCTCAGGCTCCCTGCACGTGCCACTCTTCGTGGAGGACAAGGATAACAGCCCTCTCACGTTGTTGAAGAAATGGGTGCATTTCGGGTACATCGGGCTGTGGACTGGGCAGTATTTCACGATGATGAATCCGGAATTCGTTGAGCAGGTGGAGGAAATTGTTCCTGACAAGGATGGCAAGATTCTTGTGGCTTGTGGAGAGGGATTGAG GTCTGCGTTGGCCGCTTCAAAACTACACGAAAAAGGATACAAGAACTTGGGGTGGTTGTCTGGAGGTTTCAACCGCGCGACGGACATCGACTTCCGAAAAGTCGAAGGAACTGAGAAGCTGCAATATGCCACCATTGGGGGTGCATCCTATATCTTCCTCAAGCTGCTTACTGCATTGCAATCTGTGGGAAATGTGGAGAACAAATGa
- the LOC140826225 gene encoding calcium-dependent protein kinase 13-like: protein MGNCCRSPAAVAREDVKSSNFSGHDQGRKDKSSGNIKKTITVLKDLKKENIEEKYLVDRELGRGEFGVTYLCVERDSRELLACKSISKRKLRTAVDVEDVRREVAIMKHLPKNSSIVSLKEACEDENAVHLVMELCEGGELFDRIVARGHYTERAAASVTRTIVEVVQLCHKHGVIHRDLKPENFLFANKKENSPLKAIDFGLSIFFKPGERFSEIVGSPYYMAPEVLKRNYGPEIDIWSAGVILYILLCGVPPFWAESEQGVAQAIIRGKIDFEREPWPSISDGAKSLVKQMLEPDPKLRLTAKQVLEHSWLQNAKKAPNVPLGDIVKSRLKQFSLMNRFKRKALRVIADFLSNEEAEGIKEMFAKIDTDNDGIVSSEELKAGLLKFNSQLAESDVQMLLEAGDVNGKGTLDYGEFLFISLHVQRMANDEHLRKAFSYFDKNSSGYIEPDELRDALMEDGVEDCTDVANDIFQEVDTDKDGLISYDEFVAMMKTGTDWRKASRHYSRGRFNSLSIKLMKDGSINLGE, encoded by the exons ATGGGGAACTGCTGCAGATCTCCAGCGGCTGTAGCCAGAGAAGACGTAAAGTCCTCCAATTTCTCCGGCCACGATCAAGGCCGGAAGGACAAGTCTTCGGGTAACATTAAGAAAACTATCACCGTTTTAAAGGATCTTAAGAAGGAGAACATTGAAGAAAAGTACTTGGTTGATAGAGAGCTCGGGCGTGGTGAGTTCGGAGTTACTTATTTGTGCGTTGAACGGGATAGCAGGGAACTGTTGGCGTGTAAGTCGATTTCGAAGCGGAAGCTCAGGACAGCTGTTGATGTGGAGGATGTGAGGAGGGAGGTGGCGATAATGAAGCATTTGCCCAAAAATTCAAGCATTGTGAGCTTGAAGGAGGCGTGTGAGGACGAGAATGCTGTGCATTTGGTGATGGAGTTGTGTGAGGGAGGAGAGTTGTTTGATAGGATCGTGGCGCGTGGGCATTACACGGAGAGGGCTGCTGCTTCGGTGACGAGAACAATTGTGGAGGTCGTGCAGTTATGCCATAAGCATGGGGTGATTCACAGGGACTTGAAGCCGGAGAATTTTTTGTTTGCGAATAAGAAGGAGAATTCACCACTTAAAGCCATTGATTTTGGTTTGTCAATCTTCTTCAAGCCAG GTGAAAGGTTCTCTGAAATTGTGGGGAGCCCTTATTATATGGCTCCAGAGGTGCTCAAGAGAAACTATGGGCCAGAAATAGATATATGGAGTGCGGGCGTGATTCTGTATATCTTACTGTGTGGAGTTCCTCCATTCTGGGCTG AATCTGAACAAGGTGTTGCTCAGGCCATCATACGCGGGAAAATAGACTTTGAACGTGAACCGTGGCCAAGTATCTCAGATGGTGCCAAGAGCCTTGTCAAACAGATGCTGGAGCCAGATCCTAAACTTCGATTGACGGCCAAACAAGTTCTTG AACATTCTTGGCTCCAAAATGCAAAAAAGGCTCCAAATGTTCCCCTTGGTGATATTGTGAAGTCAAGACTGAAGCAGTTCTCATTAATGAATAGATTCAAGAGGAAGGCTCTTAGG GTAATTGCTGATTTCTTGTCTAATGAAGAAGCTGAGGGCATCAAAGAGATGTTTGCTAAGATAGACACTGATAATGATGGCATTGTTTCATCAGAAGAACTGAAGGCTGGATTACTGAAATTCAATTCACAGCTTGCCGAGTCTGACGTACAGATGCTCCTTGAAGCT GGTGATGTAAATGGTAAAGGTACCTTGGATTATGGGGAATTTCTTTTCATTTCACTCCATGTCCAGAGGATGGCCAATGACGAACATCTTCGCAAGGCATTCTCTTATTTTGACAAAAACAGTAGCGGCTACATTGAGCCTGATGAGCTGCGAGATGCATTGATGGAAGATGGAGTAGAAGATTGTACAGATGTGGCAAATGACATTTTCCAGGAGGTTGACACAGACAAG GATGGGCTTATTAGCTATGATGAATTTGTGGCTATGATGAAAACTGGGACTGATTGGAGAAAAGCTTCTCGTCATTACTCTAGAGGGAGGTTCAATAGTCTGAGCATAAAGTTGATGAAGGATGGTTCTATTAACTTGGGTGAGTAA
- the LOC140828209 gene encoding jasmonate-induced oxygenase 1-like: protein MNRLESWPEPVIRVQHLSDSGIRIIPERYVKKPQERPNFDEPVSGKIHIEIPVIDMNDLYSDDASLRWKTAALLGYACRKWGFCQVVNHGVSQELMARTQEAWREFFKLPMEEKQKLANSPSTYEGYGSRIGVEKGISLDWSDYFFLHYLPLGLRDQNKWPSLPISCRELVGEYCREVVKLGGKLMKVLSANLGLREDYLQEAFGGEDMSACMRVNYYPKCPQPDLTLGLSPHSDPGGITLLLPDNDVSGLQVRHADKWVTVKPVSNAFIVNLGDQLQIMSNANYKSVEHRVVVNAEKDRLSLALFYNPRGDILIEPAELLRTEERHPRLYPPMTFDEYRLYVRTKGLRGKSQVESLINSP from the exons ATGAACCGCTTGGAGAGCTGGCCCGAACCAGTCATCCGTGTTCAACATCTTTCGGACAGTGGGATCCGGATCATACCCGAAAGATACGTGAAGAAACCCCAAGAAAGACCCAATTTTGACGAGCCAGTCTCTGGCAAAATCCACATCGAGATTCCTGTGATCGACATGAATGATCTGTACTCAGACGACGCGTCGCTCCGCTGGAAAACGGCCGCCCTTCTGGGCTACGCGTGCCGCAAGTGGGGATTCTGCCAGGTGGTGAATCATGGCGTGAGCCAAGAGCTGATGGCACGGACGCAGGAGGCGTGGCGTGAGTTCTTTAAGCTGCCGATGGAGGAGAAGCAGAAGCTCGCAAATTCGCCGAGCACGTACGAGGGCTACGGGAGCCGCATCGGGGTGGAGAAAGGGATATCTTTGGATTGGAGTGATTATTTCTTCCTCCATTATCTTCCTTTAGGGCTGAGGGATCAAAACAAGTGGCCTAGTCTCCCTATTTCTTGCAG GGAATTGGTGGGAGAGTATTGTAGGGAAGTGGTTAAACTTGGAGGAAAGTTAATGAAGGTTTTGTCGGCTAATCTTGGGTTAAGAGAAGACTATCTTCAGGAAGCCTTCGGAGGAGAAGACATGAGCGCATGCATGAGGGTGAACTATTACCCGAAATGCCCTCAACCGGATCTCACATTAGGCCTGTCGCCCCATTCGGATCCGGGTGGAATCACCCTTTTATTACCCGATAACGATGTGTCGGGCCTCCAAGTCCGACATGCTGATAAGTGGGTCACCGTCAAGCCCGTTTCCAATGCCTTCATCGTCAACTTGGGAGATCAACTTCAG ATAATGAGCAACGCGAACTACAAAAGTGTGGAGCATAGAGTGGTGGTGAATGCCGAGAAAGACAGACTATCGCTTGCTTTGTTCTACAATCCAAGGGGTGACATATTGATCGAACCGGCCGAACTGCTCCGGACCGAAGAACGACACCCTCGGCTATACCCGCCTATGACCTTCGACGAGTACAGACTCTACGTTAGGACCAAGGGTCTTCGTGGAAAATCCCAAGTTGAATCTCTCATCAACTCGCCTTGA